One genomic region from Arenicella chitinivorans encodes:
- a CDS encoding PepSY-associated TM helix domain-containing protein, translated as MVKLILTRTYWLACATTAFLLVIAAVTGSVQAYYYEIDEWLNPNFYQTNNEAPMMPPADVIALFEAQVPSAEVWYQQVAEEPGRSSMLAVSQRASSSDQVERKLEYNYYYVDPSNAEIIGARSWGKCCFEPENLVNYLYELHHSLTIPGARGFQLVGVVACLWLLACLSLLVRALIVKKGVPWLSLSAPATIIVALIMLPLSISSIAMNFSAEIFKPITSVFSPVKPSVYEEYGSKAEQDFGDRNLSYTDAFNVATVVGAQRDWSQPIGELFYSRAYNFYGMAFGNRDPSGMGNNWLYLSGVDGRIVASKTPAQGTAGDLFYFTQLPLHSGRILGAASQFWVFLVGLLTTALSLRVFFYALARGLKGRAYQQNS; from the coding sequence ATGGTCAAATTAATACTCACTCGTACCTACTGGCTAGCCTGCGCCACAACCGCATTTTTACTTGTTATTGCCGCCGTAACCGGTAGCGTACAGGCCTATTACTATGAGATCGATGAGTGGCTAAACCCCAACTTTTATCAAACCAATAACGAAGCGCCGATGATGCCGCCGGCGGACGTCATCGCCCTTTTCGAGGCACAGGTTCCAAGTGCCGAAGTTTGGTACCAACAAGTCGCTGAGGAACCGGGGCGAAGTAGTATGTTAGCGGTTTCTCAACGTGCGTCCTCAAGCGACCAAGTAGAACGTAAGCTTGAATACAACTATTACTATGTCGACCCCAGCAATGCTGAAATCATTGGCGCTCGGTCATGGGGTAAATGCTGTTTTGAACCAGAAAATTTGGTCAACTACCTGTATGAGCTTCACCACTCCTTAACCATACCCGGGGCACGCGGGTTTCAATTAGTCGGCGTGGTTGCCTGTTTATGGTTACTCGCCTGTTTGAGTCTGCTGGTGCGCGCCTTGATTGTGAAAAAAGGAGTGCCTTGGCTATCACTGTCAGCGCCTGCAACGATAATCGTCGCATTGATCATGCTGCCATTGTCCATCAGTAGCATCGCAATGAATTTTTCAGCTGAGATCTTCAAACCCATCACCTCTGTTTTCTCACCGGTTAAACCCAGTGTGTATGAAGAATATGGCAGCAAAGCTGAACAAGATTTTGGCGACCGCAATCTCAGTTATACCGATGCCTTTAACGTCGCCACAGTCGTAGGCGCACAACGCGACTGGTCGCAGCCTATTGGCGAGCTGTTTTACAGCCGAGCATATAACTTCTATGGAATGGCTTTTGGCAATCGAGACCCCAGCGGAATGGGCAACAATTGGCTGTACCTGAGCGGTGTCGACGGCCGCATTGTCGCAAGTAAAACACCTGCTCAGGGAACTGCTGGCGACCTGTTTTACTTCACCCAATTACCGCTGCATAGCGGGCGAATACTCGGGGCAGCCAGCCAGTTCTGGGTGTTTTTGGTTGGTTTACTCACCACAGCACTATCACTTAGAGTGTTCTTTTACGCATTGGCGCGAGGCTTAAAAGGCCGCGCATACCAACAGAATTCGTAG
- a CDS encoding GNAT family N-acetyltransferase: MFVYQKSVPELGQFSLRPYCNTADATLIHAWVNAAHAKFWMLQNTSVEQVAMEYEKILATQNTQVFIGCFDQVPVFLFEFYNAELDDVAEYYEAQQGDYGMHILVAPTQTPLPKFTWHVFKFILEFIFSHAQVQRVVVEPDADNSKIHALNLKAGFCYQGVVEMPTKRAQLAFCSRDDFRSAVAEEAKS, from the coding sequence GTGTTTGTCTACCAAAAAAGTGTGCCTGAATTAGGGCAGTTTTCACTTCGTCCGTATTGCAATACCGCGGATGCAACGTTAATTCATGCTTGGGTGAATGCCGCGCACGCTAAATTTTGGATGTTGCAGAACACCAGTGTGGAGCAGGTGGCAATGGAGTACGAAAAAATATTGGCTACCCAAAACACTCAGGTCTTCATTGGCTGCTTTGACCAAGTTCCAGTGTTCTTATTTGAGTTTTATAATGCTGAGCTCGATGATGTCGCCGAGTACTATGAAGCTCAGCAAGGCGATTACGGCATGCATATTCTTGTTGCACCGACACAAACCCCGTTGCCTAAGTTCACTTGGCATGTGTTCAAATTTATCCTTGAGTTTATTTTTTCTCACGCGCAAGTGCAGCGAGTCGTGGTTGAGCCGGATGCGGATAATTCAAAAATCCACGCCTTGAACCTAAAAGCAGGTTTTTGCTACCAAGGCGTAGTCGAGATGCCGACAAAGCGCGCGCAGTTGGCATTTTGTAGTCGCGACGACTTCCGCTCGGCTGTCGCCGAAGAGGCTAAATCATGA
- a CDS encoding OprO/OprP family phosphate-selective porin translates to MYRNISTHVILVLSLISGCPVVAVAEDSLADIRALVNAQERQLNELKARLARLEAVAATGLKVGSKEDSKVGAVTGATKPVVSPASGAMAWAGASPQFSQPESESQFKFRGKFQTEIMATRSDIETTDYGRASEIRRVRLGAQGAFSPSLDYVAELDFGGDKIGYEDIFVRYRMSDHTAIRLGHHEASVSLDDETSDSNHSFLERSLHNSLSLGRSVGLGFETQGQRWSLNAGLFGQSQLDTEVGESEGWKAATRLMWTPLHNSNHTWHLGAASYYVSLGEEDYRVSARPESHQLAALFDTGEHAANDVKYVGLEAAFQHHSLLFQAEFGEQTVDYTQLDESRFVTGYAQAAWLISGEQRNYDRSRGKFGGVVPATSWGEGGKGALELALRSSHMDLVSGDISGGKGSTLSVGLNWYPKSFLRLSANWVHFEIDNSLEVLPQGYATHKGNAFAVRSQVTW, encoded by the coding sequence ATGTACAGAAACATATCCACACACGTCATTTTAGTGCTTTCTTTAATTTCAGGATGTCCAGTTGTGGCCGTGGCAGAAGACAGCCTGGCGGATATTCGGGCTCTGGTGAATGCGCAGGAACGTCAGTTAAACGAACTCAAGGCTAGGCTAGCCCGGCTTGAGGCCGTCGCTGCTACAGGATTAAAAGTGGGATCTAAAGAGGACTCTAAAGTCGGAGCTGTCACAGGGGCAACCAAACCCGTGGTTAGCCCAGCAAGTGGCGCTATGGCTTGGGCTGGGGCATCGCCTCAGTTTAGTCAGCCAGAAAGTGAATCGCAATTTAAGTTTCGTGGTAAATTTCAAACCGAAATTATGGCGACCCGCAGTGATATTGAGACAACTGACTATGGCCGAGCCAGCGAGATTCGGCGAGTTAGATTAGGCGCTCAAGGTGCATTTTCCCCATCGCTAGACTATGTGGCTGAGTTGGATTTTGGTGGTGACAAAATAGGCTACGAGGATATTTTTGTTCGATATCGAATGAGTGATCACACGGCGATTCGCTTAGGGCACCATGAAGCTTCGGTTTCACTCGATGACGAAACCAGCGACTCAAATCACAGCTTCTTGGAGCGCTCGCTGCATAACTCACTAAGCTTAGGGCGTTCGGTAGGGCTAGGGTTTGAAACCCAGGGCCAACGTTGGTCGCTCAACGCAGGTTTGTTCGGTCAGTCTCAGCTCGACACGGAAGTGGGTGAGAGTGAAGGCTGGAAGGCGGCCACACGGCTTATGTGGACGCCGCTGCACAACTCGAATCATACTTGGCATCTTGGTGCAGCGAGCTATTACGTGTCACTTGGTGAGGAAGATTATCGGGTCTCGGCACGCCCGGAGAGTCATCAGTTAGCTGCGCTATTTGATACTGGCGAACATGCCGCTAATGACGTGAAATACGTTGGTTTGGAAGCGGCGTTTCAGCATCATAGCCTGCTGTTCCAAGCTGAATTTGGCGAGCAAACAGTGGATTACACGCAGTTGGATGAGTCACGTTTTGTGACCGGCTATGCGCAAGCGGCTTGGTTAATCAGTGGCGAGCAACGCAACTATGACCGCAGTCGCGGAAAATTCGGCGGTGTTGTACCAGCGACTAGCTGGGGCGAGGGCGGTAAGGGTGCGCTCGAGCTAGCATTGCGCAGCAGCCACATGGATCTCGTCAGTGGAGATATTAGCGGTGGTAAGGGGTCGACACTTTCTGTGGGATTGAATTGGTACCCAAAATCATTTCTAAGATTGTCGGCTAATTGGGTTCACTTTGAGATTGATAACAGTCTCGAAGTGTTACCCCAAGGGTATGCCACACACAAAGGCAATGCCTTTGCCGTACGCAGTCAGGTTACGTGGTAA
- the surE gene encoding 5'/3'-nucleotidase SurE yields MCRRSLFTHLLCFSIALVSTSSAFGAGAKGFRILLTNDDGINAQGLQALVKALSPHYDVVVSAPTKKWGGRSHGTLLWEGPMEVSEFTLTNTNPDTPAYHVPAYSVQGLPADAARFGIIQQRQKKQAVDLLISGINHGENLGSLSHLSGTIGSAMEGAYYGIAAIAVSIESKAAKENKFDAATQAVLTLVEAIRENGLPKGVVLNVNVPENTKGGIRIAPMDHDNVKVDGFTKADDKFTPIFSYPKANLPYSDMTVYEEGQIAVTPIQLDWTDHKTIKMMNTWNLDK; encoded by the coding sequence ATGTGCCGACGTTCGCTCTTTACCCACTTACTGTGTTTTTCAATCGCTTTAGTCAGCACCTCATCGGCATTCGGCGCCGGTGCTAAAGGCTTTCGCATATTGCTGACTAACGACGATGGCATCAACGCGCAAGGCTTACAAGCACTGGTCAAAGCGCTTTCACCACACTATGACGTGGTGGTCTCCGCTCCAACAAAAAAGTGGGGCGGAAGAAGCCACGGCACATTGCTATGGGAAGGGCCAATGGAAGTTAGCGAATTCACATTAACAAATACCAACCCCGACACGCCCGCTTACCACGTGCCAGCCTATTCGGTTCAGGGTTTACCTGCCGATGCAGCGCGATTTGGTATCATCCAGCAACGCCAGAAAAAGCAAGCCGTCGATCTGCTCATCTCAGGCATTAATCACGGCGAAAATCTTGGCTCGTTGTCACATCTCTCTGGCACCATTGGCTCAGCCATGGAAGGCGCCTACTACGGCATTGCGGCTATTGCTGTGTCGATTGAAAGCAAAGCGGCCAAGGAGAATAAGTTTGACGCTGCCACGCAAGCTGTCTTAACACTAGTGGAAGCAATCCGAGAGAATGGCCTTCCCAAGGGAGTGGTTCTAAACGTTAACGTGCCGGAAAACACAAAAGGCGGCATACGCATTGCCCCCATGGATCACGATAACGTTAAAGTCGATGGCTTCACCAAAGCGGACGACAAATTCACGCCAATCTTCTCGTACCCGAAGGCGAATCTACCATACAGCGATATGACAGTGTATGAGGAAGGACAAATCGCGGTCACACCGATTCAGCTCGACTGGACTGATCACAAGACAATCAAAATGATGAACACTTGGAATCTAGACAAATAA
- a CDS encoding peptide MFS transporter, with protein MSIDASTTMSADQLSDTDSAFLGHPKGLGYIVFAEAWERFSFYGMQALLILYLSSYLLLPGTIENVFAFSGFRAALESVFGPLSTQALATQLVGLYIGLVYFTPVLGGFIGDRYIGRTKAVIIGAILMAIGHFLMAIEAAFLFALLFLILGSGFLKGNLTAQVGQLYKDGDQRRDSAYSIYTIAIIVGAFAAPLICGTLGEVYGWHYGFGVAGIGMVIGMIIYISGRRHLPQDSQSKSAGKQALTLQPGDGKRIALILLLLAITALFWTAQTQVWNTYPIWVKGRVDREIFDLTIPVSWFQSIDTLAVLILAPVVLWLWKRQSNRNTEPSDLNKISIGFLVFGSACLSLAYSELSGSSEKISLIYPVIFHLICSVGFLYASPTILSLVSRSAPQSVNSALVGCYYLAIFFGGILSGWLGRFYEVMAPSAFWLMHGAIVASGGILILFLRGPLLTALVKK; from the coding sequence ATGAGTATAGATGCCTCTACGACCATGTCAGCCGATCAGCTAAGCGACACTGATTCTGCATTTTTAGGCCACCCGAAGGGCTTGGGCTACATTGTTTTTGCTGAGGCGTGGGAACGATTCTCGTTCTATGGCATGCAAGCGCTATTAATACTCTATCTTTCCAGTTATCTGTTACTTCCGGGCACGATTGAAAATGTTTTTGCGTTCTCCGGCTTTCGCGCCGCACTAGAAAGCGTATTTGGTCCGCTATCGACCCAAGCGCTCGCCACACAACTCGTGGGGCTATACATCGGCTTAGTGTACTTTACTCCGGTCTTAGGCGGGTTTATTGGCGATCGTTATATCGGCCGAACCAAGGCCGTTATTATCGGTGCAATCCTAATGGCTATAGGCCATTTTCTGATGGCTATCGAAGCTGCATTTTTGTTTGCCTTGTTGTTTCTGATTTTGGGTTCTGGGTTTCTTAAGGGCAACCTCACCGCTCAAGTCGGTCAGTTATATAAAGATGGCGATCAACGCCGCGACTCGGCCTATTCAATTTACACCATCGCTATTATTGTTGGTGCCTTCGCAGCGCCACTGATTTGCGGCACACTGGGGGAAGTCTACGGTTGGCATTACGGCTTCGGTGTTGCCGGAATCGGAATGGTGATTGGTATGATCATCTACATCTCAGGTCGACGCCATTTGCCGCAAGATTCTCAGTCAAAATCCGCCGGCAAACAAGCGCTCACACTGCAACCCGGAGACGGCAAACGAATCGCCCTGATTCTCTTACTGCTTGCCATCACCGCACTGTTCTGGACCGCCCAAACTCAGGTTTGGAACACGTACCCAATTTGGGTAAAAGGCCGAGTGGACCGCGAAATATTTGACCTAACTATTCCCGTCAGCTGGTTTCAATCAATCGACACCTTGGCGGTGTTAATACTGGCGCCAGTTGTGTTGTGGTTGTGGAAACGCCAGTCAAACCGCAACACCGAGCCCAGTGACTTAAACAAAATATCAATTGGTTTTCTTGTGTTCGGCAGCGCGTGTCTGTCGCTTGCTTACTCTGAACTATCTGGCAGCAGTGAGAAAATCAGCTTGATCTACCCAGTTATTTTCCATCTAATTTGCTCGGTCGGCTTTTTATATGCCAGCCCCACGATATTGTCATTGGTCTCTCGCTCTGCACCACAATCGGTCAATTCGGCACTGGTTGGCTGTTACTACTTGGCCATCTTCTTTGGCGGAATACTTAGTGGCTGGCTAGGGCGGTTTTATGAGGTCATGGCCCCGTCTGCTTTCTGGTTAATGCACGGTGCAATTGTCGCTTCCGGCGGCATACTGATTCTGTTTTTGCGTGGCCCCTTATTGACTGCATTAGTGAAAAAATAA
- a CDS encoding amidase: MNFSQYADCDGLTLAQSVKAGEIDPQQLLELAYQLVAQLNEPLNAFVSVQTESASEQSRNLNYAAEFAGVPLAMKDCVGYVNGVARDFGSRLARGTVIDFDAEVVKRYKAAGLIPMGTTNVPEFSSSLTTESQLHGPCRNPWDASRSSGGSGGGGGAAVAAGIIPIAYGNDGAGSIRVPASCNGVFGLKPSRGRVPTGPTDGEFWYGLMTHHAITRSVRDSALMLDISGGVDTGAPYTAPPKKRPYLQEVSAAPQRLRVAVCDGRAQGINVHPDCLAALDETTTLLSDLGHDVVNASVDYSAQELHHNVTTMLAVSMAAEVQQTAIDRCREIDHTTVERCNLALYHRGLATSGVDLSKALQFRTDLGRRLGAFMQDWDVMLTPTLAQPPIKLGVLDANSGDLDAYLEQMWRYCPFTPLANVTGVPAMSVPLCWNPRNLPIGMMFTAAYGGEDTLFRLAGELEAARPWRDKHPPLSAWSV, from the coding sequence ATGAATTTTAGTCAGTATGCTGATTGTGACGGGCTTACGTTAGCGCAGTCTGTAAAGGCCGGCGAGATCGATCCACAGCAATTGCTCGAGCTTGCGTACCAACTTGTTGCTCAGCTCAATGAACCATTAAACGCCTTCGTGTCGGTGCAAACCGAATCAGCATCAGAGCAAAGTCGCAACCTAAATTATGCCGCTGAGTTTGCTGGCGTTCCATTGGCGATGAAGGATTGCGTGGGCTATGTCAACGGTGTGGCGCGCGACTTCGGCAGTCGCTTGGCTCGCGGTACCGTGATCGACTTCGATGCTGAGGTCGTCAAGCGCTACAAGGCGGCGGGCCTTATTCCCATGGGTACTACCAATGTGCCGGAGTTTTCATCATCGCTGACCACAGAGTCGCAACTGCATGGGCCATGCCGTAATCCATGGGACGCAAGCCGTTCTAGCGGTGGCTCAGGTGGCGGCGGTGGGGCAGCAGTCGCAGCAGGCATCATTCCAATTGCGTATGGCAACGATGGCGCCGGTTCAATTCGTGTACCTGCGTCATGCAATGGGGTATTTGGCTTAAAGCCGAGTCGAGGGCGGGTTCCAACTGGTCCAACGGACGGCGAGTTTTGGTATGGATTGATGACACATCATGCCATTACTCGTAGCGTGCGAGACAGCGCTCTCATGTTAGATATTAGTGGTGGCGTCGATACCGGCGCGCCGTATACTGCGCCGCCTAAGAAGCGTCCTTACTTACAAGAGGTGAGTGCAGCTCCGCAGCGCCTCAGAGTTGCGGTGTGCGATGGTCGCGCCCAAGGGATTAACGTGCACCCAGATTGCCTAGCCGCGCTGGATGAGACCACAACATTGCTGAGTGATCTTGGCCATGACGTGGTAAACGCCTCTGTTGATTACAGCGCACAAGAGTTACATCACAACGTGACCACGATGTTAGCGGTCTCGATGGCGGCAGAGGTCCAGCAGACAGCCATCGACAGGTGCCGAGAAATTGATCACACAACGGTCGAGCGTTGTAACCTCGCGCTTTACCATCGAGGCTTGGCGACAAGTGGCGTTGATTTATCTAAGGCGCTGCAATTTCGCACTGATTTAGGTCGGCGTTTGGGCGCTTTTATGCAGGACTGGGATGTCATGCTGACACCAACCTTAGCGCAACCGCCAATCAAGTTGGGGGTACTGGATGCGAACTCAGGCGATCTTGACGCGTATCTTGAGCAAATGTGGCGCTACTGTCCCTTCACGCCGTTGGCGAATGTGACAGGCGTACCCGCAATGAGCGTGCCACTGTGTTGGAACCCACGCAATTTACCGATCGGCATGATGTTTACCGCTGCGTATGGTGGTGAGGATACATTGTTCCGTTTAGCTGGCGAACTCGAGGCCGCCCGCCCGTGGCGTGATAAACATCCGCCGTTAAGCGCCTGGTCGGTGTAG
- a CDS encoding PepSY-associated TM helix domain-containing protein has product MRTSLVKLHRYLGLGMALFLLCAGLTGSVIAFQDRFEIWLNPELFVIDEVGEPSLSATQLVAHIEASDPRIRVNYQPIVSAASYALVSYVEPRHNPVTGEPYDIDYDEVFINPVTGEIKGKRMWGECCLQRKNLIPFIYKLHNRLLLPKPLGSRIMGIIALLWVLMSLIGLYLTMPRGKQFLKKWKRAWTVQWRYPWKVKFLQLHKSIGLWCWLLMLSSALTGLSMNLEDELFNPLVETVSSYSKTDVADEASLPANAVDFSSALEIAVEYAERNQLAVLPRVVKYSASTNQYRVNLAQPGTLGLGPITVYVGAGSGEVLAVADPAGDTAGDFVAALRLPLHSGRVAGTAGSVLVALTGLMTALMVIFGVSMWFRRRFR; this is encoded by the coding sequence ATGCGTACTAGCTTAGTTAAGTTACACAGATATCTTGGGTTGGGGATGGCGTTGTTTTTGCTGTGCGCAGGCCTGACCGGAAGTGTGATTGCCTTCCAGGATCGCTTTGAAATTTGGCTCAATCCCGAGCTTTTTGTGATTGACGAAGTCGGTGAACCTAGCCTTTCGGCAACGCAACTGGTAGCGCATATTGAAGCCAGCGATCCCCGCATAAGGGTCAACTACCAGCCTATCGTCAGTGCCGCAAGCTACGCTCTGGTGTCATACGTTGAGCCAAGACATAACCCAGTAACAGGTGAGCCGTACGATATTGATTATGATGAAGTCTTCATTAATCCTGTTACTGGAGAGATCAAAGGTAAGCGCATGTGGGGAGAGTGCTGCTTACAGAGAAAAAACCTGATCCCGTTTATCTATAAACTGCACAACCGGCTGTTGTTGCCAAAGCCCTTGGGTAGTCGCATCATGGGCATCATTGCGTTGCTGTGGGTGCTGATGTCGTTGATCGGTTTGTACCTGACAATGCCGCGAGGTAAGCAATTTTTAAAGAAATGGAAACGTGCTTGGACCGTGCAGTGGCGCTACCCTTGGAAGGTTAAGTTTTTGCAACTGCATAAAAGCATCGGCTTATGGTGTTGGCTGTTGATGCTGAGTAGCGCATTAACAGGATTGTCGATGAATTTGGAAGACGAGCTATTTAATCCGCTTGTCGAAACCGTATCCTCCTACAGCAAAACTGATGTGGCTGATGAAGCATCGTTGCCGGCGAATGCGGTGGACTTTTCTAGCGCGCTCGAGATAGCCGTCGAGTATGCTGAACGCAACCAACTTGCTGTTTTACCTAGAGTTGTAAAGTACTCTGCGTCCACAAATCAATACCGAGTCAATTTGGCTCAGCCAGGCACACTCGGTTTAGGACCTATCACGGTGTATGTTGGAGCGGGTAGTGGTGAGGTACTGGCGGTCGCCGACCCGGCTGGTGACACTGCAGGTGACTTTGTGGCCGCACTCCGCTTGCCGTTGCATAGTGGTAGAGTCGCTGGAACCGCGGGCTCGGTGTTGGTCGCATTGACTGGTTTGATGACCGCGCTGATGGTTATTTTCGGCGTGAGTATGTGGTTTAGGAGGCGCTTCCGATAG
- a CDS encoding TonB-dependent receptor, whose translation MKRTKIDRAIVMAVAAFGTTLAVEASAEQVVLEEIIVTASKREQSLVDVPMAISAITGDELETRGIDTIQDLSFAVPGLTMREDGPGSYQIFLRGIANAHGGGALTSIYQDEIPMALTGYEVLPTRVLDLERVEVLKGPQGTLYGQGAVGGAIRYITKRPNTHEFSGSLQGDAYSVADGDTGLGVTAILNMPVVEDKFAVRVVADVKDGGGWQDQPEAGIEDGNGEDLSTVRVKALWTPTDSLDVLATVVKYNAEYELGQGYEQPDRTVYVPTDPGLTLKPKVWDYDLYNLEVTYDLGFAELLSSTSYAEMDLDYPFSYFGGPETIYGGTLAGYSNRNNVGSQFAQELRLVSNADSRLQWTAGIFYRDMEVDLNIPEVVTEFGPDIFVSSYYTHDTSESLSVFADMSYQLTDRLNVGVGARYFEDDQTQLIEGSTGVQAGSFDSVDPRVYLSYNLSDGKNIYASAAKGFRSGGFNGFDFNGVELPDFDPESLWSYELGYKANLFENKLYFDAAVYYTEYDEMLRRGLVFIEGRGFESFVSNIGKVEVAGFEASMKWHVTDAFSFDASLAVIDAEVKEIGGTDTANIVGDPIDYVPDYSYTLGAMYNFNWSADKPGFFRLGYSYRDEMPYVDRTSFSVENIGQFSDAIGLLDARLGMTIDGIRLELYGQNLTDVNKYIDPYHAWNNANRTRPRTIGLRVSFDF comes from the coding sequence ATGAAGAGAACTAAAATAGACAGGGCAATAGTCATGGCAGTCGCGGCGTTCGGAACGACTCTAGCGGTGGAAGCCAGTGCCGAGCAGGTAGTATTAGAAGAAATTATTGTTACAGCGAGTAAACGCGAACAGAGCTTAGTTGATGTGCCAATGGCCATTTCAGCTATAACTGGTGATGAGTTAGAAACGCGAGGTATCGACACCATTCAAGACTTGTCATTCGCCGTGCCAGGGTTAACCATGCGTGAAGACGGCCCAGGTAGCTACCAGATTTTTCTACGTGGAATCGCCAATGCTCACGGCGGTGGTGCGCTTACCAGCATCTACCAAGATGAAATTCCCATGGCCCTAACAGGCTATGAGGTATTACCGACCCGAGTACTAGATCTAGAGCGAGTTGAAGTGCTCAAAGGTCCGCAGGGTACTCTTTATGGTCAAGGCGCTGTTGGTGGTGCAATTCGTTACATTACCAAGCGGCCGAACACTCACGAGTTTTCTGGCAGTTTGCAAGGTGATGCATACTCTGTTGCCGACGGCGATACTGGTTTAGGAGTGACAGCAATCCTGAACATGCCAGTAGTTGAGGATAAGTTCGCGGTTCGCGTGGTGGCTGATGTTAAAGATGGTGGTGGTTGGCAAGATCAGCCAGAGGCCGGAATCGAAGACGGTAATGGCGAAGACCTCTCAACCGTGCGTGTCAAAGCACTGTGGACACCAACAGATAGTTTAGATGTACTAGCAACGGTGGTTAAATACAACGCCGAGTATGAGCTTGGCCAAGGCTATGAGCAGCCTGATCGAACCGTCTATGTTCCAACTGACCCAGGCCTTACGTTGAAGCCAAAAGTTTGGGACTATGATTTATATAACCTGGAAGTAACTTATGATCTTGGTTTTGCAGAACTGTTGAGTTCAACCTCCTATGCGGAGATGGATCTGGACTACCCATTTTCATATTTTGGTGGGCCAGAAACTATTTATGGCGGAACACTCGCTGGCTACAGCAATCGAAATAACGTCGGAAGTCAGTTTGCTCAGGAGTTGCGCTTAGTTTCAAATGCTGACAGTCGCTTACAATGGACCGCTGGCATATTTTACCGCGACATGGAGGTGGACCTAAATATTCCTGAAGTAGTGACTGAGTTTGGGCCGGATATTTTTGTCTCTTCTTACTACACACACGACACCTCCGAATCTTTGTCGGTATTTGCGGATATGTCATATCAGTTAACCGACAGACTGAATGTTGGCGTTGGTGCGCGTTACTTTGAAGATGATCAGACTCAGCTTATTGAAGGTTCCACAGGTGTTCAAGCAGGCTCATTTGATTCAGTCGATCCTCGAGTTTACCTCTCTTACAACTTAAGTGACGGTAAGAATATTTATGCCAGCGCAGCTAAGGGCTTTCGTAGTGGTGGCTTTAATGGCTTCGACTTCAATGGTGTTGAATTACCCGACTTCGACCCTGAGTCGCTTTGGAGTTATGAGCTAGGTTACAAAGCAAACTTGTTTGAAAACAAACTGTATTTTGATGCGGCGGTTTACTATACCGAGTACGACGAAATGCTGCGTCGGGGTCTAGTGTTTATTGAAGGTCGCGGTTTTGAAAGCTTTGTCAGTAATATCGGTAAGGTTGAAGTCGCAGGCTTTGAAGCGTCGATGAAGTGGCATGTAACAGATGCATTCTCATTTGATGCATCACTGGCGGTGATCGACGCCGAAGTCAAAGAAATTGGCGGCACCGACACAGCCAACATCGTCGGTGACCCGATCGATTACGTGCCTGACTACAGTTATACCTTAGGTGCGATGTATAACTTTAATTGGTCCGCCGACAAACCGGGCTTCTTCCGCTTGGGTTATAGCTATCGCGACGAAATGCCATATGTGGATCGAACCAGTTTCTCTGTGGAGAACATCGGTCAGTTTTCTGATGCCATTGGTCTTTTAGACGCACGCTTAGGCATGACCATCGATGGGATTCGTCTTGAGTTATATGGTCAGAATCTCACCGATGTGAATAAGTACATTGACCCATATCATGCTTGGAACAATGCTAATCGTACTCGTCCTCGTACGATTGGCCTAAGAGTCAGCTTCGATTTCTAA